In one window of Chryseobacterium viscerum DNA:
- a CDS encoding PLP-dependent cysteine synthase family protein: MKYAKNILETIGNTPLVKLNKVLGEDFPALVLAKVETFNPGNSVKDRMALKMIEDAEKDGRLKPGGTIIEGTSGNTGMGLALAAIIKGYKCIFVTNSKQSKEKCDILRAVGAEVIVCPTDVKPTDPRSYYSVSKRLAKETENGWYVNQYDNLSNRAAHYESTAPEIWEQTEGNLTHFVVGAGTGGTITGCGTFFKEKNPNIKVIGVDTYGSILKEFHETGELHYDHAYTYITEGIGEDIIPENYDMSVIDHFEKVTDKDGAIYARKLAKEEGIFCGYSAGSAIASLIQMKDQFTKDDVIVVLLHDHGSRYVGKIYNDEWMKEMGWLEENK, translated from the coding sequence ATGAAATACGCAAAAAATATCCTTGAAACTATAGGTAACACGCCGCTGGTAAAGCTTAACAAAGTATTAGGTGAAGATTTCCCGGCATTAGTATTAGCAAAAGTAGAGACCTTCAATCCTGGAAACTCAGTAAAGGACAGAATGGCTCTTAAAATGATAGAAGATGCCGAAAAAGACGGCAGATTAAAACCTGGAGGAACCATTATTGAAGGGACTTCAGGAAATACAGGAATGGGATTGGCATTAGCAGCGATCATCAAAGGCTACAAATGTATTTTTGTAACCAACTCTAAGCAATCAAAAGAAAAGTGTGACATCCTTCGTGCTGTAGGTGCGGAAGTAATCGTTTGTCCTACCGATGTAAAACCTACTGACCCGCGTTCGTATTATTCAGTTTCAAAAAGACTGGCAAAAGAGACAGAGAACGGCTGGTATGTGAACCAATATGACAACTTATCTAACAGAGCCGCTCATTATGAGTCTACAGCTCCTGAGATCTGGGAACAGACTGAAGGAAACCTGACTCACTTTGTAGTAGGAGCCGGAACAGGAGGCACAATTACAGGATGCGGAACTTTCTTCAAAGAAAAAAATCCAAACATCAAAGTAATCGGTGTTGATACCTATGGTTCTATTCTGAAGGAATTCCACGAAACCGGAGAACTGCACTATGATCACGCATATACTTATATTACAGAAGGTATCGGGGAAGATATCATCCCTGAAAACTACGACATGTCTGTAATAGATCATTTTGAAAAAGTAACAGACAAAGACGGCGCTATCTATGCCAGAAAGCTGGCTAAGGAAGAAGGAATTTTCTGCGGATATTCTGCCGGAAGTGCCATTGCTTCTTTGATCCAGATGAAAGATCAGTTTACTAAAGATGATGTAATTGTCGTTTTACTTCATGACCACGGTTCAAGATATGTAGGAAAGATCTACAATGACGAGTGGATGAAGGAAATGGGATGGCTGGAAGAAAATAAATAA
- a CDS encoding S8 family serine peptidase, whose amino-acid sequence MKRKNKISLLLIVGAITVSCNTDRLNDTAEPNTDANALANSEGVVSGSSKPIPGQYIVVLKDGILAQNGLAVFKGANNDRESYLRQTGVLLDKLKSNVSGLKLGIDNQKISNAFGYALEGFVAGNLTDVEVETLKKDSRIKSIEQDYQISLGTAVGTIAKATSQQELPWGITRIGGSGDGTGKTAWVIDSGIDLDHPDLNVDTQRSVSFAGDNNPDDGNGHGTHVAGTIAAINNNIGVVGVAAGAKVVALKVLKSDGRGEFSWTVSALDYVYANASVNDVVNMSLGPKVRGRFSATDQATLKVAQKGIKIAIAAGNSYDDADYYSPAAVNHENIYTISAIAQGDYWAHFSNYGIGVDYAAPGYSIKSTWLNGTYNTISGTSMASPHAAGILLLGTPTSDGSVKPAYWEYKYGWLNDGTYGKYYTGKYSPTNIYSTADYRYDKDGVIDKIIHR is encoded by the coding sequence ATGAAAAGAAAAAACAAAATTTCGTTATTACTGATTGTTGGTGCAATCACTGTAAGTTGTAACACTGATAGGTTAAATGATACTGCTGAACCTAATACTGATGCTAATGCACTTGCTAATTCCGAGGGTGTAGTCTCCGGAAGTTCTAAACCTATTCCGGGACAATACATTGTAGTTTTAAAAGATGGTATTCTGGCTCAAAATGGTCTCGCTGTTTTTAAAGGTGCAAACAATGACAGAGAAAGTTATTTAAGGCAGACTGGAGTGTTATTAGATAAATTGAAAAGTAATGTTAGTGGGCTAAAACTGGGAATTGATAATCAAAAAATTTCCAATGCTTTCGGGTATGCTCTGGAAGGTTTTGTTGCTGGAAATCTTACTGATGTAGAAGTGGAAACACTGAAGAAGGATTCAAGAATCAAAAGTATTGAACAGGATTATCAGATTTCATTAGGAACGGCAGTAGGTACTATTGCAAAAGCCACCTCTCAACAAGAGTTACCTTGGGGGATTACAAGAATAGGAGGTTCAGGAGATGGAACAGGAAAGACAGCCTGGGTAATTGACTCTGGAATAGATTTGGATCATCCGGATCTTAATGTAGATACCCAAAGAAGTGTTTCTTTTGCAGGGGATAACAACCCTGATGATGGGAATGGTCATGGAACTCATGTTGCAGGAACTATTGCTGCTATTAATAATAATATTGGTGTTGTAGGGGTAGCTGCCGGTGCTAAAGTTGTTGCATTGAAAGTTTTAAAAAGCGATGGACGTGGAGAGTTTTCATGGACTGTTTCTGCCCTGGATTATGTATATGCTAATGCTTCGGTAAATGATGTTGTAAACATGAGTTTAGGACCAAAAGTAAGAGGTAGGTTTTCTGCTACTGATCAAGCTACCTTAAAGGTTGCTCAGAAAGGTATTAAAATAGCTATTGCAGCAGGGAATAGTTATGATGATGCTGATTACTATTCACCAGCAGCCGTGAATCATGAAAATATCTATACCATATCAGCCATAGCTCAAGGTGATTACTGGGCCCATTTTTCTAATTATGGGATTGGTGTCGATTATGCTGCCCCGGGCTACAGTATAAAATCAACTTGGTTAAATGGTACATATAACACAATAAGCGGAACTTCTATGGCATCGCCTCATGCAGCAGGAATTCTGTTATTAGGAACTCCAACAAGTGATGGTAGTGTAAAACCTGCTTATTGGGAGTATAAATATGGATGGTTAAATGATGGAACATATGGAAAATATTATACTGGTAAATATAGCCCTACAAATATTTATTCTACAGCAGATTATCGTTACGATAAAGATGGTGTAATTGATAAGATTATTCACAGATAA
- a CDS encoding dicarboxylate/amino acid:cation symporter, translating into MKEVLKNYSGIIFLLLGITIGSIIGIVAPGFVEYIKPLGDIFLNLLFVSVVPLVFFAVSNSISSLEQQSKFGKIILVMSLTFLFFILTAAIFTICAVYLFPVSGVSGSSDMITEAANDDTWGNRIVSFFTVGEFTELFSRRNMLALLVFAFLTGFAARKTGEKGQPFRVFIASGYEVMKELLLLVMKLAPIGLGAYFAYQVATLGPQLFGFYAKPLGLYYIAGIIYFLVFFSIYAFMANGQKGIKSFWTNAIYPTLTAISTCSSFATMPANLQAASKIGIPNSIANLVIPIGTTLHKNGSSMSSIIKIYVAFLIIGKDFFDPANLLLALGITIFVSIVAGGIPNGGYIGEMLMISVYKLPQEAIPAVMIIGTLVDPLATVLNAVGDIVAAMFVNRFVKV; encoded by the coding sequence ATGAAAGAGGTCCTGAAAAACTACTCCGGAATTATATTTTTACTTTTGGGAATCACTATTGGAAGCATCATTGGAATTGTTGCTCCTGGTTTTGTGGAATATATAAAACCTTTGGGAGATATTTTCCTTAATCTTCTTTTTGTGAGTGTAGTTCCGTTGGTATTTTTTGCCGTATCCAATTCTATTTCTTCTTTGGAACAGCAGTCTAAATTTGGAAAAATCATCCTTGTGATGTCACTTACCTTTTTATTCTTTATTCTCACGGCAGCTATTTTTACTATCTGTGCTGTGTATCTTTTTCCGGTTTCAGGAGTCTCAGGGAGTTCTGATATGATTACGGAAGCAGCGAATGATGATACATGGGGTAATAGGATTGTAAGTTTCTTTACGGTAGGCGAATTTACTGAGCTTTTCTCGAGAAGAAATATGCTGGCTCTTCTGGTATTTGCATTTCTGACAGGATTTGCGGCCAGAAAGACAGGTGAAAAAGGACAGCCTTTCCGGGTTTTTATTGCTTCCGGGTATGAAGTGATGAAAGAGCTTCTTTTATTGGTCATGAAACTGGCTCCCATTGGTCTGGGTGCTTACTTTGCTTACCAGGTAGCGACTTTAGGACCACAGCTTTTCGGATTTTATGCTAAACCTTTAGGCTTGTATTATATTGCCGGAATCATTTACTTTCTGGTCTTCTTTTCAATTTATGCTTTTATGGCAAACGGGCAGAAAGGAATCAAAAGTTTCTGGACTAACGCAATCTACCCTACTCTTACTGCAATAAGTACCTGCAGCAGTTTTGCCACCATGCCTGCCAATTTACAGGCAGCATCAAAGATCGGAATTCCGAACTCTATTGCCAATCTGGTGATTCCTATCGGGACTACCCTGCATAAAAACGGATCTTCTATGTCTTCTATCATCAAGATCTATGTAGCATTTTTAATTATCGGAAAAGATTTCTTTGATCCGGCCAACCTGCTTTTGGCTTTGGGAATTACAATCTTTGTGAGTATTGTGGCTGGTGGTATTCCTAATGGCGGATATATTGGGGAGATGCTGATGATCTCAGTGTACAAACTGCCTCAGGAAGCTATTCCTGCGGTAATGATTATCGGGACTCTGGTAGATCCTCTGGCTACTGTTCTGAATGCTGTAGGAGATATAGTGGCGGCGATGTTTGTCAACCGGTTTGTGAAAGTCTGA
- a CDS encoding DUF3575 domain-containing protein, which translates to MKYKLLAAGILAFLSASTVSAQEQEKGGQEKSLYIKGNALFAPIGILNLGIEKQLSSRYTLQGDVFISPWKSFSGHKLQFYSVSAEGRYYFDEAFKHWYVGANVSVAAYNASKWTYWNDNTSENWNGEILVNSNLYQKGVSVMLGVTAGYQFQLSERWNLDIYGTIGTSQGFYKGYDKSTGRRYDSAKNFNKSGEIIPYRGGVMISYKLK; encoded by the coding sequence ATGAAATATAAATTATTAGCAGCAGGCATTTTAGCTTTCCTGTCAGCAAGCACAGTAAGTGCTCAGGAACAGGAAAAAGGAGGACAGGAGAAAAGTTTATACATAAAAGGAAATGCTTTATTTGCCCCGATAGGAATTTTAAACCTTGGAATAGAAAAACAGCTGAGTTCAAGATATACGCTTCAGGGTGATGTTTTCATTTCACCATGGAAATCTTTTTCAGGGCACAAACTACAGTTTTACTCTGTATCTGCAGAAGGAAGATATTACTTCGATGAAGCTTTCAAACATTGGTATGTGGGGGCTAACGTTTCTGTTGCCGCTTATAATGCATCAAAATGGACCTACTGGAATGATAATACCTCCGAAAACTGGAACGGAGAAATCCTGGTCAATTCTAATCTTTATCAGAAAGGGGTTTCTGTGATGCTGGGTGTTACAGCAGGATATCAATTCCAGCTATCTGAGCGATGGAATCTTGATATTTATGGAACAATAGGAACCTCACAGGGATTTTATAAAGGGTATGACAAATCTACCGGGAGACGTTATGATTCTGCAAAAAATTTCAACAAAAGTGGTGAAATCATTCCGTACAGAGGAGGGGTAATGATTTCTTACAAATTAAAATAA
- a CDS encoding J domain-containing protein, whose protein sequence is MAYIDYYKILGVDKSATQDDIKKAYRKQARKLHPDLNPDDKEAERQFKELNEANEVLSNPENRSKYDKYGEHWKHGEEYEKAQQQQRQYQQQNNYGGGFSGADFGDGEDFSDFFQNMFGGAGSGFGKSSRGRASGKFKGQDIKAELTLNLRDAAKTHPQTFDINGKKVRITIPAGVYDGQQIKLKGHGNPGVNGGPSGDLYITFNIPADPNFERIGDDLKTKVTIDLYTAVLGGEVNVNTLEGSVKLKVKPETQTGITVRLKGKGFPVYKKEGEHGDLFVTYEVKLPTNLTEKQKELFEQLKNS, encoded by the coding sequence ATGGCTTATATAGATTACTATAAAATTTTAGGCGTAGATAAAAGCGCAACACAGGATGATATCAAAAAGGCCTACCGGAAACAGGCCAGGAAACTTCATCCCGATCTGAATCCTGATGATAAGGAAGCCGAAAGACAGTTCAAAGAATTGAATGAAGCCAACGAAGTACTCAGCAATCCGGAAAACAGATCTAAATACGACAAGTATGGAGAACACTGGAAACATGGTGAAGAATACGAAAAGGCGCAGCAGCAGCAAAGACAATATCAACAGCAAAATAATTATGGCGGTGGATTCTCCGGTGCTGATTTTGGTGATGGGGAAGACTTTTCAGATTTCTTCCAGAATATGTTTGGCGGAGCAGGTAGCGGATTTGGTAAAAGCTCACGAGGAAGAGCTTCCGGAAAGTTCAAAGGACAGGATATCAAAGCAGAATTAACTCTGAATCTGAGAGATGCTGCAAAAACCCACCCGCAAACCTTTGATATCAATGGGAAAAAAGTCAGAATCACAATTCCGGCAGGTGTCTATGACGGGCAGCAGATCAAACTGAAAGGGCATGGAAATCCGGGGGTCAATGGAGGTCCAAGCGGAGATCTATATATTACTTTTAATATCCCAGCCGATCCGAATTTTGAAAGAATCGGGGATGATCTGAAAACCAAGGTAACCATTGATCTGTATACCGCTGTTTTAGGCGGAGAAGTGAATGTAAATACCCTGGAAGGAAGCGTAAAGCTTAAAGTAAAACCGGAAACCCAAACCGGAATTACTGTAAGGCTGAAAGGAAAAGGCTTTCCTGTCTATAAAAAAGAAGGAGAACATGGAGATCTTTTTGTAACCTATGAAGTGAAACTGCCCACCAACCTTACCGAGAAGCAGAAAGAACTTTTTGAACAACTAAAAAATTCCTAA
- a CDS encoding chaperone modulator CbpM has protein sequence MIERISREELVRIYNIEITFFDELVDYGLLNIQIEDNIHYLMYEDLPDLEKFANWYYDLEVNLPGLEVIHNMLKKLDALNRRNRELMNKLSAISNQYEDI, from the coding sequence ATGATTGAAAGAATATCACGGGAAGAACTCGTAAGAATCTATAATATAGAAATCACTTTTTTTGATGAGCTTGTAGATTATGGGCTATTGAATATACAGATTGAAGACAATATCCATTATCTGATGTATGAGGATCTGCCTGATCTGGAAAAATTTGCCAACTGGTATTATGATCTTGAAGTCAATCTTCCCGGTCTTGAAGTGATTCACAATATGCTGAAAAAACTGGATGCGCTGAACCGAAGAAACAGAGAGTTGATGAATAAACTTTCTGCAATAAGTAATCAATATGAAGATATTTAG
- a CDS encoding DUF1343 domain-containing protein, producing the protein MNLDFKIKNLLLICLIFLGVFNQYYSQTQVQSDFKTGADQPEMYLPLLKGKTIGVVTNQTGLMSDKTHLVDFLVKNGIKIKSIFAPEHGFRGDADAGAKVKNGVDIKTGIPIVSLYGNNKKPKPEQLAGIDIVIFDIQDVGVRFYTYISTLSYLMEAGAENNVEIMVLDRPNPHDGYTDGPVLRKKWTSFVGMHEVPVVYGLTIGEYGKMVNGEKWLKDGVQAKYTLIQMKNYHKKQRYPMLDKPSPNLPNDKAINLYPSLCFFEGTQVSVGRGTDLPFQIYGSPWTEKLPYQFTPKPSYGAKDPFLNGKLCYGENLSEYPKDLRELNLEWVIKAYQNYNNPQQDFFLKNLWFDTLSGTDDFRKQIIAGKSIQEIKDSWKKDLDSFEKIRTRYVVYED; encoded by the coding sequence ATGAATTTAGATTTCAAAATTAAAAATTTACTTCTGATTTGCCTAATTTTTTTAGGAGTATTCAATCAATATTATTCTCAGACTCAAGTTCAATCGGATTTTAAAACCGGGGCAGACCAGCCTGAAATGTATTTACCGCTCTTAAAAGGTAAAACGATAGGAGTGGTAACCAACCAGACAGGTTTGATGAGTGACAAAACTCATTTGGTAGATTTTCTGGTAAAAAACGGAATAAAGATCAAATCTATTTTTGCTCCTGAACATGGTTTCAGAGGAGATGCGGATGCGGGTGCAAAAGTGAAAAATGGGGTAGATATAAAAACAGGAATACCGATTGTTTCCCTGTATGGCAATAATAAAAAACCAAAACCGGAACAGTTGGCCGGAATTGATATTGTTATTTTTGATATCCAGGATGTTGGGGTGAGATTCTATACCTATATTTCTACTCTGTCTTATCTGATGGAGGCAGGTGCTGAAAATAATGTTGAGATAATGGTGTTGGACCGTCCTAATCCACACGACGGATATACAGATGGACCTGTATTGAGAAAAAAATGGACCAGTTTTGTAGGAATGCATGAAGTTCCTGTAGTATACGGACTTACGATAGGAGAGTATGGAAAGATGGTGAATGGTGAAAAATGGCTGAAAGATGGGGTTCAGGCTAAATACACGCTTATTCAGATGAAGAATTATCATAAAAAACAACGCTATCCAATGCTTGATAAACCTTCTCCGAATTTACCCAATGATAAAGCCATCAATTTATATCCAAGTCTGTGCTTTTTTGAAGGAACTCAGGTTTCCGTAGGAAGAGGAACAGATCTACCTTTCCAGATTTATGGTTCTCCATGGACGGAAAAACTCCCTTATCAGTTTACACCAAAGCCAAGTTATGGTGCTAAAGATCCATTTCTGAACGGGAAATTATGCTATGGTGAAAACCTCTCAGAATATCCTAAAGATTTAAGAGAGCTTAACCTTGAATGGGTTATCAAAGCTTATCAGAATTATAACAATCCCCAACAGGATTTCTTCCTGAAAAATCTTTGGTTTGATACCCTGTCCGGAACTGATGATTTCAGAAAACAGATTATTGCCGGAAAATCAATTCAGGAAATTAAAGATTCCTGGAAAAAAGATCTGGATAGTTTTGAAAAGATCAGAACCCGGTATGTAGTATATGAAGATTAA
- a CDS encoding ABC transporter permease, producing MKFPLYFSRKIAFSKDNKNNLSRVIIFIGRLSVALGIIVSLITVATGFGSKKAIKERLADFSGHITVRSTRSNSSYNTSVLDNQGLNIAKIKELPDVESTQKYVMVTGIMRNEHNFAGIIFKGIGKDFDSLRFKKFLIAGTTPKVTEQGFNNDVAISQKVANDLHLKVNDSIVTVFLKADQKPLYRKFKIIGIYRTDIKLIDEQFVIGGINHARKIQDMKPDEIGGIDIFLKNVNDIDKDFPEIEKLIGYKNYAEKATEKFPQITDWISIFDTNIALIIIIMLIVVVINIIMVLLILIIERTNSIGLLKTLGASNSQIRATFINYTLIIMIPGLLYGNAIGLGLILIQKFFGVIKLNPENYYVSTVPVDLNPIAIISISLGILLISGLALIIPSYLISKISPVKVIKYN from the coding sequence TTGAAATTTCCTTTATATTTCTCTAGAAAAATAGCATTTTCCAAAGATAACAAAAATAACCTTTCAAGGGTTATCATCTTCATTGGCAGGCTTTCCGTAGCATTGGGGATTATTGTTTCCTTAATTACTGTAGCCACCGGTTTTGGTTCAAAAAAAGCTATCAAAGAGAGGCTGGCAGATTTCAGCGGGCATATTACTGTAAGATCAACGAGATCAAACTCCTCTTACAACACTTCTGTACTCGATAATCAGGGACTCAATATTGCAAAAATAAAAGAACTTCCTGATGTGGAAAGTACTCAAAAATATGTGATGGTTACCGGAATTATGCGTAACGAGCACAATTTTGCAGGGATCATATTTAAGGGGATCGGAAAAGATTTTGACAGTTTAAGATTTAAAAAATTCCTCATTGCCGGTACTACTCCGAAAGTTACTGAGCAAGGTTTTAACAATGACGTTGCTATTTCGCAAAAAGTTGCCAACGACCTTCATCTTAAGGTGAATGACAGTATTGTTACCGTATTTTTAAAGGCTGATCAAAAACCACTTTATCGTAAATTCAAGATTATTGGTATCTACAGAACTGATATAAAACTGATCGATGAACAGTTTGTGATTGGCGGAATCAACCATGCAAGAAAGATTCAGGATATGAAACCTGATGAAATTGGCGGAATAGACATCTTCCTGAAAAATGTAAATGATATCGACAAAGATTTTCCTGAAATTGAAAAACTGATCGGTTATAAAAACTATGCTGAAAAAGCTACTGAAAAATTTCCACAGATCACGGACTGGATCAGTATTTTTGATACCAATATAGCTTTGATCATTATCATCATGCTGATTGTAGTGGTTATTAATATCATTATGGTTCTTCTGATTCTTATTATTGAAAGAACAAATTCTATTGGTCTTCTTAAAACATTAGGTGCAAGCAATTCACAGATAAGAGCTACTTTCATCAATTATACGTTGATTATTATGATTCCGGGACTTTTGTATGGAAATGCTATCGGACTGGGACTTATTTTGATCCAGAAATTCTTTGGTGTTATAAAGCTTAACCCGGAAAATTATTATGTAAGCACGGTTCCGGTAGACCTTAATCCTATTGCAATCATTTCAATCTCATTAGGAATTCTTCTTATTTCAGGATTGGCTTTAATTATTCCAAGCTATCTGATCAGTAAGATTTCTCCTGTGAAAGTTATTAAGTACAACTAA